A genomic region of Phenylobacterium parvum contains the following coding sequences:
- a CDS encoding CTP synthase, whose protein sequence is MTRYIFITGGVVSSLGKGLASAALGALLQARGYRVRLRKLDPYLNVDPGTMSPYQHGEVFVTEDGAETDLDLGHYERFTGVNAARGDNITTGQIYKTIIEKERRGDYLGATVQVIPHVTDEIKSFVLSDPGEGVDFVLVEIGGTVGDIEGLPFFEAIRQLGQELPRGMACYIHLTLLPYVKTAGEMKTKPTQHSVKELRSIGIQPDILLCRCEQPIPPAERRKIGQFCNVREGAVIQAMDSPNIYAVPLDYHEQGLDREVLDVFGLLGTAPEPDLSGWRRVSDRLAHPDGEVTIAIVGKYTGLTDAYKSLVEALIHGGLASNVRVRLDWIEGEMFERDEALIGERLAGVHGVLVPGAFGERGATGMIRAIQFARVHQIPYFGICFGMQMAMIEAARNLAGLTEASSTEFGPSAQPVVGLMTEWSRGNERETRGEGDDLGGTMRLGAYDAVLAPGSRVAAIYGAEHISERHRHRYEVNLRYREAIEATGLAFSGLSPDGVLPEICERADHPWFIGVQFHPELKSRPFDPHPLFTSFIGAAKDRSRLV, encoded by the coding sequence ATGACCCGGTACATCTTCATCACCGGGGGCGTGGTCTCCTCATTGGGAAAAGGTCTCGCCTCCGCCGCCCTCGGCGCGCTCCTCCAGGCGCGCGGCTACCGGGTGCGCCTGCGCAAGCTTGATCCCTACCTCAACGTCGATCCGGGGACGATGAGCCCCTACCAGCACGGCGAGGTCTTCGTGACCGAGGACGGGGCCGAGACGGACCTCGACCTGGGCCACTACGAGCGTTTCACCGGGGTCAACGCCGCCCGGGGCGACAACATCACCACCGGCCAGATCTACAAGACCATCATCGAGAAGGAGCGCCGCGGCGACTATCTTGGCGCGACGGTCCAGGTGATCCCGCACGTCACCGACGAGATCAAGTCGTTCGTCCTGTCCGATCCGGGCGAGGGCGTCGACTTCGTCCTGGTCGAGATCGGCGGCACGGTGGGCGACATCGAGGGCCTGCCCTTCTTCGAGGCCATCCGCCAGCTGGGCCAGGAGCTGCCCCGCGGCATGGCCTGCTACATCCACCTGACCCTTCTGCCCTACGTGAAGACGGCGGGCGAGATGAAGACCAAGCCGACCCAGCACTCGGTGAAGGAGCTGCGGTCCATAGGCATCCAGCCCGACATCCTGCTCTGCCGGTGCGAGCAGCCGATCCCTCCGGCCGAACGCCGCAAGATCGGCCAGTTCTGCAATGTCCGGGAAGGCGCGGTCATCCAGGCGATGGACTCGCCCAACATCTACGCCGTGCCCCTGGACTATCACGAGCAGGGCCTGGACCGGGAGGTGCTCGACGTCTTCGGTCTCCTGGGAACGGCGCCTGAGCCCGACCTGTCCGGCTGGCGGAGGGTCTCCGACCGCCTGGCCCACCCCGACGGCGAGGTGACCATCGCCATCGTCGGCAAGTACACGGGCCTTACCGACGCCTACAAGTCTCTGGTCGAGGCCCTGATCCATGGCGGCCTGGCCAGTAATGTGCGCGTGCGCCTCGACTGGATCGAGGGCGAGATGTTCGAGCGCGACGAGGCCCTGATCGGCGAGCGGCTGGCGGGCGTGCATGGCGTCCTGGTCCCCGGCGCCTTCGGCGAGCGCGGCGCCACCGGCATGATCCGCGCCATCCAGTTCGCCCGCGTGCACCAGATCCCCTACTTCGGCATCTGCTTCGGCATGCAGATGGCCATGATCGAGGCGGCCCGGAACCTTGCCGGCCTGACCGAGGCTTCCTCCACCGAGTTCGGCCCCAGCGCCCAGCCCGTGGTGGGCCTGATGACCGAGTGGAGCCGCGGCAACGAACGCGAGACCCGGGGCGAGGGCGACGACCTGGGCGGAACCATGCGCCTGGGCGCCTACGACGCGGTCCTGGCGCCGGGCTCCCGCGTCGCGGCCATCTACGGCGCCGAGCACATCAGCGAGCGCCACCGCCACCGCTACGAGGTCAATCTCCGTTACCGCGAGGCCATCGAGGCCACCGGCCTGGCCTTCAGCGGCCTGTCCCCCGACGGCGTCCTGCCCGAGATCTGCGAGCGCGCCGACCACCCCTGGTTCATCGGCGTCCAGTTCCACCCCGAACTGAAGAGCCGGCCCTTCGACCCCCACCCCCTGTTCACCAGCTTCATCGGCGCCGCGAAGGATCGCAGCCGGCTGGTCTGA
- the secG gene encoding preprotein translocase subunit SecG — protein MLGLLLTLHIIVSVCLAGVVLLQRSEGGALGMGGGPTGFMTARGAGDLLTRLTWGLGTAFFILSLALTLVTGREKADTSVVDRVKVESLSPEALKRQQQQQQAPAAPPTAPATAPFEAPRPSLADPFGGPVPAAPAGQAAPAQPAPPAGK, from the coding sequence ATGCTCGGGCTCCTGCTCACCCTCCACATCATCGTCAGCGTCTGCCTTGCAGGCGTGGTCCTGCTGCAGCGGTCCGAGGGCGGCGCCCTGGGCATGGGCGGCGGGCCCACGGGCTTCATGACCGCCCGCGGCGCCGGCGATCTCCTGACCCGGCTCACCTGGGGGCTGGGAACCGCCTTCTTCATCCTCAGCCTCGCCCTGACCCTGGTCACCGGGCGTGAGAAGGCCGACACCTCCGTCGTCGATCGGGTGAAGGTCGAGTCCCTGTCGCCCGAGGCCCTCAAGCGTCAACAGCAACAGCAGCAGGCTCCGGCCGCGCCTCCCACGGCCCCGGCTACGGCCCCGTTCGAGGCGCCCCGGCCCAGCCTGGCCGACCCCTTCGGCGGCCCGGTTCCGGCCGCGCCGGCAGGCCAGGCGGCGCCCGCCCAGCCCGCGCCGCCGGCCGGCAAGTAG